ACGATCCTAAGTATTAAGAGTTTTGGAGATCAGAACTTGGGGATTAAAAGAGCTGACTATCATCATCCGCATTAAATAAGCAAAAAAAACCACCTACGAACGAGGTGGTTTTTTACATTTTAAATGCTTATTTTGCGTCTAGGTAAGTAATTTCACCTAAGTTAAGTGACTCTATTTGCGCTTTGATTTTCGCAACATCACCCACTATCACCCACGTTAGTTGCTCATCATTAATTAAGTCTTTGGCTTGTTGCTGCACACGCGCTAACTCAATTGCTTGCACTTTGCTTGCATATTGCTCAAGGTACTTTTCATCTCGCCCTTTGTCATATGCATCTGATAATGCACTTAACAATGACCATTTTTTCTCATAGCTGCCAGGGATTTTGGCTACTTTATTGCTCACTACTTTTGCTAACTCTTCAGGCTTAGCAGCGTCATTGCCAGTATAGCCATTAAGCTCTTTTAAGATTTCAGCAATTGACTCTTTGGTTTTATCTGTTTGCACTGGAGCATAAACAAAGAATGGTGATTGACCTTCATTGTTGAACATCGCTGAACGCGCACCATATGACCAGCCTTTGTCTTCACGTAAATTCATATTCAAACGTGAGGTAAAGCTACCACCAATAATGGTATTCATTAAATTAAGCGTAATATCTTGGTCTGCACTTAATTCACTGCGATCAGGACCAAGTAATCCTGCAACAATCAATGATTGAGGCGAGTCAGGTTTATCAAGCACAAACACTCGCGGTTTACTTGGTAAAGCCACTTTTGCTAACTGCTTTTTAGGCTTCATTGATTTGGGCGTTTTCCATCCACTCAACGACGTGTTTAAGGTACTTGTCAGCTCAGCCATAGTGATATCACCTACAACCACTAAACGTGCATTATCTGGGCGTAACCACTGAGCAGTATGCGCAACTAAATCTTCACGGGTGAAGCTCTTAACGGTTTGCTCTGTACCCGAACCCGTTAGTGGTTGGCTATAAGCATGATTATCACCGTATAACAGCGGTGGTAAAATGCGCAGTGCATTGCTCATAGGACGGGCTTTTTCTTTGTTAATGCCATCGAGTGCAAGGCTGCGCACGCGCTCAATATCGCTCTCGTTAAATGCAGGGTTGAGCAATACATCAGAGAACAGTTCAGCACTGCGCTGCCAATTCACTTTCATCGCCGACAAGCTTAGGTTTGAGCTGTCTAAACTTGCGCCAGCAAAAATACCTGCACCTATCGTTTCTAGTTCTGCCGCAAGTTCTAAACTAGACAACGAAGTTGTGCCCTCTTTTAGCATGCCCATCGCAAAATCGGCCAGACCGGCTTTATCACCAGGAGTCGCAGTGTAACCCGCATCAAAGCTCAATTGCATATTAACCGTTGGTGTGTCTGTACGACGCGCTAAAATGACTTCAAGGCCATTATTGAGCGTCGCTTTTTCAACTTCAGGTAATACAAGTTTCGGTAACGTGGTTACTTCTGGTACTGCTGAACGATCTGCGCTCACGTCACTGTGGCTTAGCGTTTCAAATGGTGTAATCGTCAGTACAAAATCGCCGTCGGTTAACCAACGCTCGCCCGCTGCTTTGACATCTTCAGGACGCGCAGCGTTTTGAATACTTTGCTGCTTTTTATAAAAAACCGGATCGTTGTGATACACCATACCTGACGCTAATACGTCTGATTTACCACCAAAGCCACCGACTCCTTCAACACTTTTAACCCAGCTAGCTGCGTTTGAAAATTTAATGCGGTTTAGCTCTTCAATCGTTGGGCCATCGGCAATTAAACGCGCAAGTTCTTCATCAATAATGGCTTCAATCTCAGCCATATCTTGACCATTAAGTGCATCGGCACCAATTAAAATTTGGCCAGCCATCACACGAGCATAATTAAATGCGAATACACTTGATGCTTTTTGCTCTTGATAAACAAGACGTTGATAAAGACGGCTGTTTTTCCCACCCGCTAACACATCGGCAAATAACGACAGGTATTCACCGTCTTTTGAGCCTAGCTCTGCGGTATTCCACACTTTCACTAAACGCGGATTAGGCACACGGTCTTGCATCGACATACGCTTAGTGCCAGTGCGTTTGGCTATCCACGTATCAGTTTGAGCAACTGGTTTACCTGGTTTGATGTCAGCAAAATATTGATTGGCTTTGGCTTTCGCTGTTTCTAGGTCAATATCGCCCGCCATAACAAGCACTGCGTTATTTGGACCGTAATAATCTTTAAACCACTGGTGAACATCATCTAATGAGGCGGCATTGAGATCTTCCATCGACCCAATCACTGACCAAGAGTAAGGGTGCCCTTGTGGGAAGGTATTTTCCGAGACCGCTCCCCACATTTTGCCGTAAGGCTGTGACTCACCTTGACGCTTCTCGTTTTGTACAACACCTCGTTGCTCATCAAGTTTTTCTTGCGTGATGGCCCCCAATAGGTGACCCATACGGTCTGATTCCATCCATAAAGCCATATCTAACGCTGAGGTCGGAACATTTTGGAAATAATTAGTACGATCGCTGTTTGTCGTACCGTTTTGCTCAGTCGCTCCAGCACGTTCAAATGGGCCAAAATATTCATCATCATAGTTTTCACTACCGTTGAACATTAAGTGTTCAAATAAATGAGCAAACCCTGTTTTACCAAGTTTTTCATGCTTTGAACCCACTTTATACCAAACATTAACTGCGACAATGGGCGCCTTTTTATCTGTATGCACAACCACAGTTAAGCCATTATCTAATTTGAAGCTTTCATAATTGATATCGACTGTTGGAATCGCAACGCCCGCAGTTTGAGAAGTTGGGTTTGAAGGTGTAGTGGTTGAGTTACAACCTACTAATGCAAGAGAAACAGCCACCGCGATGGCGCTGAGCATATTTTTTTTCATTATTGTCCCTTAAAAATGACTTTTTTCGTTTGAATACTTTCAAGGGATATAAAATAGTAATTTGGTATGAATATCAACGATTTTAAAGCAAAAATTGTAAACAATCGTACAAGCCTAGTGCCAGATGAGACGACAATAAGAACGTTATGATTGCCTGGTTTTTGGTGAGTTGATCCCCACTAAAGAACCTGATAATCGGCTTTCATCTAAATGGATTTCTGCAATCGCAGCCGTATTAAAAATTGGCATTTTGCCACTGCATAGCTGATCAACTAAATAACTCACTAGAGGCATATGCGAGACGACTAACCAGGTTTTGCATTCAGGGTGCATCTGCACTAATGCCAGTAGATAGTCTGCAGCGAATTGCGCGCATGACTCAGGGGTAAAATCAGCACTGGTTTCTTCGAATTTGATCTCTGTGTGTCGACGCTTAATTTGCTCAGCCGTCTGCTGGGCGCGAAGATATGGGCTGACTACTAATGCGTCGATAGAGGGAGTCCATAAACTTAAGTTGACCGCCATCTCATCGGCTTCATCGAATCCGCTTTCAGTTAAGCTACGATTAAAATCATCCGCTTTCATCGCTTCAGCTTCACCATGACGCATAATAAAAATTTTATACATTGCAGTCTTAACCATTTAAGAACAAAAAGATTTTGGGAACACTATAGCTATTATCAGTACAACTCGGCTATATTTATATTCACTTTTTAATTTCGACATTCAGGCAAGCTTGTTTTTGATTTAAGTTGTCTTCTTTCCTGAACCTAAACATTGCCTCACATTAGATGGGTCATCACTAGGAGCAGCATTTGAATATCAGTCGCAATGATAACAGAACTTACCACCCACTAACACTGGACAATGGTCTAAAAGTGTTGCTGATCCAAGATATGCACAGCGAAAAAGCCGCAGCTTCACTAACGGTGAATGCTGGCCACTTTGATGATCCTGACCATCGCCAAGGCCTCGCTCACTTTCTTGAACACATGCTTTTTTTAGGCACTGATCGCCACCCAGAACCCGGCATCCTCTCACAATTTACCAGCCAACATGGTGGAAGTTGTAATGCCTGGACGGGCACTGAACACTCAAGCTATTTTTTCGAAATCGACAACCCCTTTTTTTATCAGGCCCTTGAGATTTTTAGTCGCTTTTTTATCGCCCCACTCATTACAGAACAAGCCACCACTAAAGAGCGCAGCGCCATTGACGCCGAATTTAAATTAAAACTTAAAGACGATAGTCGGCGCATTTATCAAGTTCATAAAGAAACAGCGAACCCAGCTCATCCTTTTGCCAAATTTTCTGTCGGAAATAAAGAAACATTGAATGATACCGACACGTCAATTTGTCATGAAATCCGAGATTTTTTTGAACAACATTATCGTGCCGGATATATGACGCTGGCTATTTGCAGCCCTATCGATGTCGCGGAACAAGTGGTGTGGGTCCGTAATTTATTTGCCGAAATCTCACCTGCAGATAACGCTAAGCCCGTAATAGAAGCGCCGCTCTATTTACCACAACATTTAGGCAAATTTATTGTTATTGAGCCTCATAAACACATGCAAAAGCTGATTATTAGTTTTGCGATGCCCAATATCGATGAGTTTTACCGACATAAATCCGTGAGTTTTTTAGCGCATATCCTCGGCTACGAAGGCAAAGGGTCGTTATACAGCGTACTTAAACAACGCGGCTGGATTAACGGGCTTTCGGCTGGAGGAGGAATTAATGGCAGTAATTTTAAAGACTTTAACTTTAGCATTAACCTCACCGATGAAGGGGCGAATCATTATTTAGATATCGTTGAGAGTGTGTTTGCTTTTTTGCAATTGTTACACGATCCCGCGACCGATTTTTCTCGTTTATATCAAGACAAAAAAACACTGCTCGACATCGCATTTGATAATCAAGAGAAGTCTCGATTACTTGACTGGATTAGTGGCCTCAGTGCAAATATGCACCATTATCCAGAAATTGAATATATCAGTGGTGATTTTCTGATGGATGGCTTCAACAGCGATCACTGGCAATGCCTACTTGGCTGGCTTGAACCGCACAATATGCGTGTTGTGTTAATTGACCCAAGTGTTAGCACCAATCAAACCACGGCTTGGTACCATACACCTTATGCGATTGAAGACTTAGATGCGACTTGGCTCAAGCAGCTCAGTACGATTACTCATCCTCACCCTGACATGGCATTACCTGCCATTAATCCATATTTATCCAAAGCGGCAACATTACACGATTTAGAGCCAAGCCCTGCATTACCGATTAAGATCCATGATGAAGTTGGCTTTGATTTTTGGTTTAAACAAGATCACACCTATCGAGTCGCAAAAGGACACTTTTATTTAGCCATCGATTCTGAATTAGCAGTTAAAGATATTCATCATATGGCGATGACTCGCCTGTTGGCTGATTTATTCATGGATAAGGTTGCCGAGGAGTTTTATCCTGCAGAGCTTGCCGGTCTAAGCTACCAATTAACCACACATCAAGGTGGGCTGACCCTGCACACTTCAGGACTTTCGGCCAATCAGTGTGATTTAGTGGATAAGCTACTTGCCCACTTATATCAATGTGAGTTTAGCCCTCTGCGGTTTGCTGAATATAAAAAGCAATTGTGCCGCCATTGGCTCAGTGGCAACCACAATAAACCCGTAAGCCAATTATTTAGTCAGCTAAGCTCGACGCTTTTACCGTGGAACCCGACGCCTGAAGCACTAGCCGAGGCACTCGCTACTTGTAGTTTTGCCCAGTTTGAATATTTCTGTCAGGAGCTATTAAGTAAAATCCACCTTCAAGCACTCCTACATGGTAACTGGCAACGTGAAGATGCCCAGCAGTTTGTATCTGTACTAAAAACCCGAACACAGTCCAGTGACACCATGCCTGATTTAACCCGCCCATTGGTGACGGTGACGCAAGCGCAAGTTAAACATCAGATACTACACCATGCCGATCATGCTTTAGTGGTCTATTTCCAAGCCCAGACAGAGTCTGTCGACGAAAAAGTCTCTTTAATGTGTCTAAATCACATTATTAGTCAGGACTATTTTCAGTATATGCGAACAGATAAACAATTGGGTTATTTAGTTGGCACTGGGTACGCACCACTTAATAGCCGCGCTGGCATCGCCCTGTATGTTCAATCACCAACAAATCCCAGTGATGACCTGCTCGCTCACCATGATCAGTTTACTCAGCAATACTATAAACGAATTCAATCTCTTTCAGAGCAAGATTGGCATCAAATAAAAATGGGATTAATGACCCAAATAATGGAAAAAGATAAAAATTTGCGGGTGCGCTCTCAGCGGTATTGGCTTAGTTTGAACAATCAAGATTTCAAATTTAACATGCAAGCCAGATTACAAACTAGCCTAAGTCATTTGACTCAAAGTACGTTGGCTGACTTTTGCCAGCAATTATTTAGCGAAAATAGCGTAAAAACGGTGCTATTATCAGCACAAAATGAAAAAGTTACTCAAACCACTACAAAGCTGTCAAAGTCTCTTTGACAGCTAATCTCATTTGCATTAGTGTAATCGGGCTGAAGTTAACATTTTGTAAAGTAGTATGCAGTCAAATACAAAAAAAGCTGTTGTTATAGCCTCTGGAATTCTAAGTTTTTTCACCTCTTCATGTGTCATTGCCCATGAAGTGCTATTTAGTGAATCGAGCTATTTTTTACCTTTATCATTAATTTCATTACTCCTACCTTTATCACTGTTTGTTATTTTTAAGTTAATACGCTCTCAACGTAAATTACGGATCTCTGAAGACAGATTAAAAAGTAGCTTTTTAGGCAGTGGTGACACGTTATGGGATTGGAATATTGTCAGTGGCGAATTAACCCGCATGAATGACGGCCAATTTATTGAACAAGATAAAAACGCCACCACCCCCCCTAACCGTAAAAACATCCACCCCAGTGATTTACCTCGGGTTGAACTATTACTCAAACAACACTTCTCTGGGCACACCGCGTTTTTCGAAGCAAGCTATCGCACAAAAGACAACTTAGGTCGTTGGCGATGGGTGCTTGACCGAGGCAAAGTCATCGAAACAGATTCGAATTTGAAACCGACTCGTATGACAGGCACAGTCAAAGATATCAGCCGCATAAAAACCACAGAAGAGCGCCTCAATTTATTCGCAAAATGTGTGGAAAATTTAAGTGATGCTATTGCGATTTGCGATCGCAATTTCAAAGTGATTGATGTAAACCCAAGCTTTGTTACTTTTTTTGGTAAAAAAAGAGAGCTCTATATCAACACCCCTTTTAGTTTGCATGGCTACAAACCTGCCTATGTTGAAAAGCTCAAAACCCTATTAATTGAAAAAGGGCATTGGCAAGAAGAACTCAAATTGCCCGATGCAAAAAATGAATTGATGCCAATCGATTTATCGATAGACGTAGTGAAAAATAATAATGGTCAAGTCACACATTTTGTCGTGTTATATTCTGATATTAGTGAGCGCAAGCAAGCTGAATCTGAATTACAACGCCTCTCAAATCGCGATCGTCTGACCGGACTGCCCAATCGAAATCAGTTTTTCACTAACCTTAAAAAACTCGCAACACAAAAATCGCATCATGCACTTCTTGTCTTCGATTTAGATAACTTCAAAAAAATTAACGACTCTCTGGGTCATCAGTTAGGGGATATGTTGCTGTGTCGCTTAGCCAATCGCTTAACCAAATTAACCCGCCAGCAAGATAGCTTTTATCGTTTGGGCGGCGATGAGTTCGCTCTCGTGATGGTGGGCACTAATGATATTCATAAAATCACCACCACTGCCAAAGAGTTCTTACAAGAAATCACTAACCCTTTTCATATGTCTGGTCATGAACTAGTGATTACCTCCAGTGTTGGGGTGGTGTTGTTTCCTGAAGATGGCAATACACCTGAAATTTTGCTCAAAAATGCAGATACCGCGATGTATCACGCCAAGCAACAAGGTAACCGTTATTTATTCTTCAACGACACCATGAATCGCCAAGCCGTTAAGCGCCTACAAATAGAAAACTTAATGAGATTTGGCTTAAAAGAAGATCACTTCTGTGTCTTTTATCAGCCTAAAATGAATACCGAAACTGGCGAACTCGTCGGAATGGAAGCTTTAGTGCGCTTTATCACACCAAACAAAGGGCTCATCAGCCCTGCGCAATTTATTCCTATCGCTGAAGAAACCGGGCAAATTATCGAAATTGGTGAAGTCGTGTTAGATAAAGCGTGTGCCGATGTGAAACGTTGGCTCAACCAAGGTTTATTTAGTGGTCGCGTCGCCGTTAATTTATCAGCCAAGCAGTTCGCTTTGCCAGATCTCACCGCGCGGATTGATGCAATTTTACAAAAACATGCGCTCCCGTCTTATTTCCTAGAGCTTGAAATCACAGAAGGCACCGTCATGGATGATCCTAAAGAAGCCATTGCGATCATGAAATCGCTGAGTGCGCGCGGGATACATTTAGCCATTGATGATTTCGGGACGGGTTATTCATCATTAGCCTATTTAAAACAATTTCCGCTCAATACCTTAAAAGTTGATAAAGCATTTGTTGATGATATGGCTACAGAACGCGGACGTAACATGGTCGACTCAATTGTGACTATCGCCCATAACTTAGATTTATCTGTCGTCGCTGAAGGCGTTGAATATGCAGAGCAAGTCGATATTCTCAGCGAGCTTAATTGTGAAACCATCCAAGGTTACTACTATTCAAAACCGCTTTCAGCAGAGCACTTTGAAGAGTTTTTAGCGAAACAGCAAGGGCGACAAACCAACAAACTGACTTTAGTAAAAAGCTAAACGGTTTGCTATTAAGCGCGTAATAAACTGCGGTTATCGCCCAATTGACGTAACCATGCCCGGCGATAATGCACATTAAACAAACACCATGCCATGGGCCCGCATAAGCCTCCTAACAGGCACCATCTTTTAGCTGGCATGCCTTTTTTGACGGCCAAAATATACAGCCACAACGCACATAACCCACTTAACACAATTACCATACAGCCCTACTTCATATTGTTTATAATACACAACGCCCCAAAAAGGGGCGGCGTATTATAAACAAAAAAGGCTAAAAAATACACTTCCGTATATTTTTTAGCCTAATGCTATTATTTCAATAAGATTTATCTATAACTAATTAATAATAAACCG
The genomic region above belongs to Pseudoalteromonas ulvae UL12 and contains:
- a CDS encoding insulinase family protein; translation: MNISRNDNRTYHPLTLDNGLKVLLIQDMHSEKAAASLTVNAGHFDDPDHRQGLAHFLEHMLFLGTDRHPEPGILSQFTSQHGGSCNAWTGTEHSSYFFEIDNPFFYQALEIFSRFFIAPLITEQATTKERSAIDAEFKLKLKDDSRRIYQVHKETANPAHPFAKFSVGNKETLNDTDTSICHEIRDFFEQHYRAGYMTLAICSPIDVAEQVVWVRNLFAEISPADNAKPVIEAPLYLPQHLGKFIVIEPHKHMQKLIISFAMPNIDEFYRHKSVSFLAHILGYEGKGSLYSVLKQRGWINGLSAGGGINGSNFKDFNFSINLTDEGANHYLDIVESVFAFLQLLHDPATDFSRLYQDKKTLLDIAFDNQEKSRLLDWISGLSANMHHYPEIEYISGDFLMDGFNSDHWQCLLGWLEPHNMRVVLIDPSVSTNQTTAWYHTPYAIEDLDATWLKQLSTITHPHPDMALPAINPYLSKAATLHDLEPSPALPIKIHDEVGFDFWFKQDHTYRVAKGHFYLAIDSELAVKDIHHMAMTRLLADLFMDKVAEEFYPAELAGLSYQLTTHQGGLTLHTSGLSANQCDLVDKLLAHLYQCEFSPLRFAEYKKQLCRHWLSGNHNKPVSQLFSQLSSTLLPWNPTPEALAEALATCSFAQFEYFCQELLSKIHLQALLHGNWQREDAQQFVSVLKTRTQSSDTMPDLTRPLVTVTQAQVKHQILHHADHALVVYFQAQTESVDEKVSLMCLNHIISQDYFQYMRTDKQLGYLVGTGYAPLNSRAGIALYVQSPTNPSDDLLAHHDQFTQQYYKRIQSLSEQDWHQIKMGLMTQIMEKDKNLRVRSQRYWLSLNNQDFKFNMQARLQTSLSHLTQSTLADFCQQLFSENSVKTVLLSAQNEKVTQTTTKLSKSL
- a CDS encoding EAL domain-containing protein is translated as MQSNTKKAVVIASGILSFFTSSCVIAHEVLFSESSYFLPLSLISLLLPLSLFVIFKLIRSQRKLRISEDRLKSSFLGSGDTLWDWNIVSGELTRMNDGQFIEQDKNATTPPNRKNIHPSDLPRVELLLKQHFSGHTAFFEASYRTKDNLGRWRWVLDRGKVIETDSNLKPTRMTGTVKDISRIKTTEERLNLFAKCVENLSDAIAICDRNFKVIDVNPSFVTFFGKKRELYINTPFSLHGYKPAYVEKLKTLLIEKGHWQEELKLPDAKNELMPIDLSIDVVKNNNGQVTHFVVLYSDISERKQAESELQRLSNRDRLTGLPNRNQFFTNLKKLATQKSHHALLVFDLDNFKKINDSLGHQLGDMLLCRLANRLTKLTRQQDSFYRLGGDEFALVMVGTNDIHKITTTAKEFLQEITNPFHMSGHELVITSSVGVVLFPEDGNTPEILLKNADTAMYHAKQQGNRYLFFNDTMNRQAVKRLQIENLMRFGLKEDHFCVFYQPKMNTETGELVGMEALVRFITPNKGLISPAQFIPIAEETGQIIEIGEVVLDKACADVKRWLNQGLFSGRVAVNLSAKQFALPDLTARIDAILQKHALPSYFLELEITEGTVMDDPKEAIAIMKSLSARGIHLAIDDFGTGYSSLAYLKQFPLNTLKVDKAFVDDMATERGRNMVDSIVTIAHNLDLSVVAEGVEYAEQVDILSELNCETIQGYYYSKPLSAEHFEEFLAKQQGRQTNKLTLVKS
- the sixA gene encoding phosphohistidine phosphatase SixA, which encodes MYKIFIMRHGEAEAMKADDFNRSLTESGFDEADEMAVNLSLWTPSIDALVVSPYLRAQQTAEQIKRRHTEIKFEETSADFTPESCAQFAADYLLALVQMHPECKTWLVVSHMPLVSYLVDQLCSGKMPIFNTAAIAEIHLDESRLSGSLVGINSPKTRQS
- a CDS encoding M16 family metallopeptidase, whose protein sequence is MKKNMLSAIAVAVSLALVGCNSTTTPSNPTSQTAGVAIPTVDINYESFKLDNGLTVVVHTDKKAPIVAVNVWYKVGSKHEKLGKTGFAHLFEHLMFNGSENYDDEYFGPFERAGATEQNGTTNSDRTNYFQNVPTSALDMALWMESDRMGHLLGAITQEKLDEQRGVVQNEKRQGESQPYGKMWGAVSENTFPQGHPYSWSVIGSMEDLNAASLDDVHQWFKDYYGPNNAVLVMAGDIDLETAKAKANQYFADIKPGKPVAQTDTWIAKRTGTKRMSMQDRVPNPRLVKVWNTAELGSKDGEYLSLFADVLAGGKNSRLYQRLVYQEQKASSVFAFNYARVMAGQILIGADALNGQDMAEIEAIIDEELARLIADGPTIEELNRIKFSNAASWVKSVEGVGGFGGKSDVLASGMVYHNDPVFYKKQQSIQNAARPEDVKAAGERWLTDGDFVLTITPFETLSHSDVSADRSAVPEVTTLPKLVLPEVEKATLNNGLEVILARRTDTPTVNMQLSFDAGYTATPGDKAGLADFAMGMLKEGTTSLSSLELAAELETIGAGIFAGASLDSSNLSLSAMKVNWQRSAELFSDVLLNPAFNESDIERVRSLALDGINKEKARPMSNALRILPPLLYGDNHAYSQPLTGSGTEQTVKSFTREDLVAHTAQWLRPDNARLVVVGDITMAELTSTLNTSLSGWKTPKSMKPKKQLAKVALPSKPRVFVLDKPDSPQSLIVAGLLGPDRSELSADQDITLNLMNTIIGGSFTSRLNMNLREDKGWSYGARSAMFNNEGQSPFFVYAPVQTDKTKESIAEILKELNGYTGNDAAKPEELAKVVSNKVAKIPGSYEKKWSLLSALSDAYDKGRDEKYLEQYASKVQAIELARVQQQAKDLINDEQLTWVIVGDVAKIKAQIESLNLGEITYLDAK